The Lycium ferocissimum isolate CSIRO_LF1 chromosome 1, AGI_CSIRO_Lferr_CH_V1, whole genome shotgun sequence genome includes a region encoding these proteins:
- the LOC132065172 gene encoding uncharacterized protein LOC132065172, protein MEVTIQHDEVDEMIYTTTVRTLNQKATAVETLWNGSDLCYSNHSLINNWVSKIKKTQEKKKEKTLILSLFADRSAQYKNNNFSYYDCKGQVSKAPFELLQLCVDNHCLFYELDGYYCKKYPMSLWKLLSDNKTTVVGVGIEDVVKKLEKDYNMKISKWVDLRDKAREKGIFGEIANNCSVEKLAKKVLG, encoded by the coding sequence ATGGAGGTTACTATTCAACATGACGAAGTTGACGAGATGATCTACACAACAACCGTACGAACATTAAACCAAAAAGCCACCGCAGTGGAGACCTTATGGAATGGATCAGACTTGTGCTATTCAAATCATTCGCTAATCAACAATTGGGtatccaaaataaaaaagactcaagagaaaaagaaagaaaaaacattaATCTTGAGTCTTTTTGCTGATCGTAGTGCACAATACAAGAATAACAACTTCTCATACTATGACTGCAAAGGCCAAGTATCAAAGGCTCCTTTTGAACTCTTACAACTTTGTGTTGATAATCACTGCCTCTTCTATGAGCTTGATGGATATTATTGTAAGAAATATCCTATGTCTTTGTGGAAACTATTGTCTGACAACAAGACCACCGTAGTTGGCGTAGGGATTGAGGACGTGGTCAAGAAACTGGAGAAGGATTATAATATGAAGATTAGCAAGTGGGTGGACTTGAGAGATAAGGCTAGGGAAAAGGGTATTTTTGGTGAAATTGCTAATAATTGTAGTGTGGAGAAATTGGCTAAGAAGGTTTTGGGTTAA
- the LOC132055408 gene encoding LOW QUALITY PROTEIN: pentatricopeptide repeat-containing protein At2g25580-like (The sequence of the model RefSeq protein was modified relative to this genomic sequence to represent the inferred CDS: substituted 1 base at 1 genomic stop codon) produces the protein MPQQNVPTGNVRNVQSETYPQSVSGYNAMETHNNSSGYSTGQYQQNLNPSTAPNYQSQNGIVGHQQMSSSIDSADSTDKIDDLCKQGKVKEAVEVLHLLEQXHVTLDLSRYIMLMNVCSADKSLEDAKSIHEHLVRSHPQLDVKMYNKILEMYGKCGSMNDAFSVFRKMPQRNLTSWDTMITWLGKNGHGEDAIGLFGEFKKTGMKPDGQMFRGVFHACSVVGDIVEGMLHFESMSKDYGIVLSMEQYVGVVDMLAGTGYLDEALEFIERMPIEPSIQVWETMMNLCRFHGNLDLGDHCAEIVELLDPSRLDEQSKAGFLAVNIAKEKEKKKSAQSLLEARSKVHEYRAGGRSHPDHEKIYALLRGLKQLMKEDGYIPETKFVLHDLDQETKEDALMAHSERLAFAQGLMNSSARSPIRTIKNLRVCGDCHNALKIASKLVGREIIMRDAKRFHHLKDGLCSCRDYW, from the coding sequence ATGCCTCAGCAAAACGTTCCCACTGGAAATGTAAGGAATGTTCAATCTGAAACATATCCACAAAGTGTAAGTGGCTATAATGCTATGGAAACACATAACAATTCAAGTGGTTACTCAACCGGGCAATATCAGCAAAACTTAAACCCTTCTACTGCTCCAAATTATCAATCTCAGAATGGAATAGTAGGCCATCAACAAATGTCAAGTAGTATCGATTCTGCTGATAGCACCGATAAAATTGATGACTTGTGTAAACAAGGTAAAGTGAAGGAGGCAGTTGAAGTTCTACATTTGTTGGAGCAGTGACATGTCACACTCGATTTGTCTCGATATATTATGTTGATGAATGTGTGTAGCGCGGATAAATCCCTTGAGGATGCTAAATCAATTCATGAGCACCTTGTTAGATCTCATCCTCAACTTGACGTCAAAATGTACAATAAGATTCTTGAAATGTATGGGAAATGTGGCTCCATGAATGATGCCTTTTCGGTGTTTCGGAAAATGCCTCAGCGTAATCTGACTTCTTGGGACACAATGATTACATGGCTTGGTAAGAATGGTCATGGAGAAGATGCAATAGGATTGTTTGGGGAATTCAAGAAAACTGGGATGAAACCTGATGGACAAATGTTTCGAGGTGTCTTCCATGCTTGTAGTGTTGttggtgatatagttgaggGCATGTTGCACTTTGAGTCAATGAGTAAGGATTATGGCATTGTTCTCTCCATGGAGCAATATGTGGGAGTGGTAGATATGTTGGCAGGTACAGGATATCTCGATGAAGCTTTGGAGTTCATTGAAAGGATGCCTATAGAGCCAAGTATCCAAGTATGGGAAACAATGATGAATCTCTGTAGATTTCATGGGAACTTGGATCTTGGGGATCATTGTGCCGAGATTGTTGAGCTCCTAGACCCGTCTCGTTTGGATGAACAGTCAAAGGCAGGTTTTTTGGCTGTAAACATTGCTaaggagaaagagaagaagaaatctGCTCAAAGTCTTCTTGAGGCTAGAAGCAAAGTTCATGAATATCGTGCGGGTGGTAGATCACATCCCGATCATGAGAAGATATATGCATTGCTTAGGGGTTTAAAGCAGCTAATGAAGGAGGACGGTTATATACCAGAGACTAAGTTTGTGTTACATGATCTAGACCAAGAAACTAAAGAGGACGCTTTAATGGCTCACAGCGAGAGATTGGCTTTTGCTCAAGGTCTTATGAATAGCTCTGCACGATCACCTATCCGGACTATAAAGAATCTGCGTGTCTGCGGTGATTGCCATAATGCATTGAAGATTGCTTCAAAGCTTGTTGGTCGGGAAATTATCATGCGAGATGCTAAGagatttcatcatttaaaagaCGGATTGTGCTCGTGTCGGGATTATTGGTGA